The following coding sequences lie in one Niabella agricola genomic window:
- a CDS encoding carboxypeptidase-like regulatory domain-containing protein, which yields MNVLKAIFLLGLLPAFLSTEAQVQIKGNVYDSLGRTPVPLVSVLTSSGAGTMTGADGSYSIQVRPQDSIWFSYLNKPTRKFPVSGITMPYAFDISLRISIPDLPEVKVRNRDYRLDSLENRETYRKYFDFQKPGLSTMSVTDGFGAAFDLDGIINAFRFGRTRKLTRFRDKLIADEQEAYIRYRFSKALIRRITGMTEDSIINNFIALYQPSYLFTNRVNDYTFHEYIKKSYERFKLGLLPPPMWKEGLTGDEELEY from the coding sequence TTGAATGTATTAAAAGCCATATTTTTATTGGGGCTGCTTCCCGCATTTCTTTCCACAGAAGCCCAGGTACAGATCAAGGGAAATGTTTACGACAGTCTGGGCCGGACCCCGGTACCGCTGGTTTCTGTGCTGACCAGTTCGGGAGCTGGTACCATGACCGGCGCGGATGGTAGCTACAGCATACAGGTTCGCCCGCAGGATTCTATCTGGTTCAGCTACCTCAACAAGCCAACCCGGAAATTTCCTGTATCCGGCATTACCATGCCCTATGCATTTGATATTTCACTGCGCATCAGCATTCCAGACCTCCCCGAGGTGAAGGTGCGGAACCGGGATTACCGGCTGGACTCTCTTGAAAACCGGGAAACGTACCGGAAGTACTTTGATTTTCAGAAACCGGGGCTTTCTACCATGTCGGTAACCGATGGATTTGGTGCCGCCTTTGACCTGGATGGGATCATCAATGCTTTCCGGTTTGGACGCACCCGGAAGCTGACGCGGTTTCGCGACAAACTGATTGCAGACGAGCAGGAAGCCTATATCCGATACCGGTTCAGCAAGGCCCTCATCCGCCGGATTACCGGCATGACAGAGGACAGCATCATCAACAATTTTATAGCGTTGTACCAACCCAGCTACCTTTTTACCAACCGGGTTAATGATTATACCTTTCACGAGTACATCAAAAAATCCTACGAGCGGTTCAAACTCGGGTTGCTGCCGCCACCTATGTGGAAGGAAGGATTAACCGGGGATGAGGAACTGGAGTATTGA
- a CDS encoding SusC/RagA family TonB-linked outer membrane protein, which yields MSKILITVLSFVLFSVPVFSQTRSVKGVVNDQNGAPVAHVSIFVKGTQTGTTTDSTGAFAMGLPEWNNVLTVSAVGFNPLEKNVDSSYVVITLTPTESQLGEVVVTAFGQRQRKSDLVSAVTTLSPKELRAPVSNLTAALQGKVAGIVSFQRSGEPGADNADFFIRGIGTFGTNQRPLILLDNMEVDADALARIPVDDIENFSILKDATAAAVYGSRGANGVILVTTKQGKEGPATISIRAEQRVSTPTQTLKFADPVTWMKMRNEAALTRDPLAQEQYSQLQIDRTAAGSDPMLYPAVDWLNALTKKTTTTQNYNFGVSGGGKLATYNVSVNYTNDDGLLKMNKLNNFNNNVNFKVMNIRSNVGINLTNSTFAMIRTIANLQNYSGPPTSGSEAYNLALRANPVLFLPVYEAGPAQSYIKHPLFGNFGQDARYLNPYAEIMRGYSERRRSDVQIQVELKQDLSAFITKGLNYRGMVNLARNSNFRQYRVYNPFYYQPTGFDPATNSYTYQELNPKDGTEYLNFVPGDRSQDATFYMENQLSYQRLFNDVHNVSAMVINTIRDKINTPGAPNPGETISLISTLPSRNVSFSGSIDYGYDSRYLVKFAFGYNGSERFSEKFRWGFFPSIGLAWNISNESFFASLKPVVSNLKLRFTRGLLGNDQILDTRFFYLSDVNLSSGGYGYTFGLPADNARYSVNGVVVNRYANPDIRWEVSQQTNYGIDLSLFRGSLTFTADYYNQTRNNIVQQRSMSNINGLTAPVFANVGKYQSNGFDGEIVYNKNVNEHLWFQGRGTFTYASGKYVFYEEPRYANAYSTRIGTSAKQQFGYIAERLFIDDKEVYNSPAQEFGSIVLGGDIKYLDVNRDGVINDDDRMPIGYPTTPELNYGFGLSTGYKGVDFSFFFSGVGRTSLFINPTTNNTQVEKGVAPFGNEYAPNAVLQAWADDYWSESNKNMYAIWPRLSVTPMANNTVQSTYWMRDGSFLRLKQLELGYTVNKQFIQRYKFKSFRIYLSATNLFKISAFKLWDPEMGGNALNYPLQRVFNIGINASL from the coding sequence ATGAGCAAAATTCTAATAACTGTATTGTCATTTGTTCTTTTTTCCGTTCCGGTGTTTTCGCAAACCCGGTCCGTAAAAGGAGTGGTTAACGATCAAAACGGAGCACCGGTAGCACATGTGTCCATTTTTGTGAAGGGCACGCAGACGGGAACAACAACGGATTCAACCGGTGCTTTTGCTATGGGACTCCCGGAATGGAACAATGTGCTCACTGTTTCCGCCGTTGGTTTTAATCCCCTGGAAAAGAACGTTGACAGCAGCTATGTTGTCATCACGCTTACCCCAACAGAATCCCAGCTTGGTGAAGTGGTGGTTACAGCATTTGGTCAGCGGCAACGAAAGTCTGACCTTGTAAGTGCCGTGACTACTTTAAGTCCTAAAGAGCTAAGAGCACCGGTAAGCAACCTTACTGCCGCCTTGCAGGGAAAAGTGGCAGGGATCGTTTCCTTTCAGCGAAGCGGTGAGCCGGGGGCAGATAACGCCGACTTTTTTATCAGGGGAATCGGAACATTTGGTACCAACCAACGGCCGCTGATCCTTCTGGACAACATGGAGGTAGATGCTGATGCCCTCGCACGGATTCCGGTGGATGATATTGAAAATTTTTCAATTTTAAAGGATGCCACAGCAGCTGCGGTATATGGATCAAGAGGTGCAAACGGGGTGATTTTGGTTACCACCAAACAGGGAAAGGAAGGCCCGGCCACTATTTCGATCCGGGCTGAGCAGCGCGTTTCCACACCAACACAAACATTGAAATTTGCGGACCCCGTCACATGGATGAAGATGCGGAATGAAGCGGCCCTTACCAGGGATCCGCTGGCCCAGGAGCAATACAGCCAGCTGCAGATTGACAGAACTGCAGCTGGGTCCGATCCGATGCTGTACCCCGCTGTGGATTGGTTAAATGCACTAACCAAGAAAACCACCACGACGCAAAACTACAATTTCGGAGTTTCAGGGGGTGGAAAGCTGGCTACATATAACGTCAGTGTCAATTATACCAATGATGATGGACTGCTGAAAATGAACAAGCTTAATAACTTTAATAACAATGTGAATTTTAAAGTAATGAATATCCGGAGCAATGTGGGCATTAATCTGACCAATTCCACATTTGCGATGATCCGGACCATTGCCAACCTTCAAAATTACTCCGGCCCGCCCACCAGTGGTTCAGAAGCTTACAACCTGGCATTAAGGGCCAACCCTGTCTTGTTTTTACCGGTATATGAAGCAGGGCCAGCGCAGTCGTATATTAAGCACCCGTTATTTGGAAATTTTGGACAGGACGCCCGCTACCTCAATCCTTATGCAGAAATCATGAGGGGATATTCCGAAAGAAGACGGAGCGATGTACAGATCCAGGTGGAGCTGAAGCAAGACCTTTCTGCCTTTATTACAAAGGGACTAAATTACCGGGGAATGGTGAACCTCGCCCGCAACTCTAATTTCAGGCAATACCGGGTATACAACCCCTTTTACTACCAGCCCACCGGTTTTGACCCCGCTACTAATTCCTATACATATCAGGAGTTGAATCCGAAAGATGGAACCGAATACCTGAATTTTGTTCCTGGCGACAGATCACAGGATGCTACTTTTTACATGGAAAACCAGTTGAGCTACCAGCGGCTGTTCAACGATGTGCACAATGTATCGGCAATGGTGATCAATACCATAAGAGACAAAATTAACACCCCCGGTGCTCCCAATCCTGGCGAAACAATTTCCCTGATCAGCACACTTCCTTCCAGGAATGTATCGTTCTCAGGGAGTATAGATTATGGTTATGACAGCCGGTATCTCGTAAAATTTGCATTTGGATATAACGGATCCGAACGATTTTCGGAAAAATTCCGTTGGGGATTCTTCCCTTCTATAGGACTTGCGTGGAATATTTCCAATGAAAGTTTTTTTGCTTCGCTTAAACCAGTTGTCAGCAATCTGAAACTGCGATTTACCCGGGGGCTGCTGGGAAATGACCAGATCCTGGATACCCGTTTCTTCTATTTGTCAGATGTAAACCTTAGTTCCGGCGGCTATGGGTATACATTTGGCCTGCCGGCAGATAATGCCCGCTACAGTGTAAATGGTGTGGTGGTAAACCGTTATGCCAACCCCGACATCCGCTGGGAGGTTTCGCAGCAGACCAACTACGGAATTGATCTGTCTTTATTCAGAGGCTCGCTTACTTTTACAGCAGATTATTATAACCAGACCAGGAATAACATTGTACAGCAACGATCTATGTCCAATATTAATGGATTAACGGCTCCGGTATTTGCCAACGTGGGTAAATACCAAAGCAATGGTTTTGATGGAGAGATCGTGTATAATAAGAATGTTAATGAGCATTTGTGGTTCCAGGGCAGGGGTACATTTACATATGCCTCCGGTAAATATGTATTTTATGAAGAACCCCGGTATGCAAATGCCTACAGTACCCGGATCGGTACCAGTGCCAAACAGCAATTTGGATATATTGCCGAGCGCTTATTTATCGATGATAAAGAGGTATATAACAGCCCTGCCCAGGAGTTTGGTTCAATAGTGCTTGGAGGCGATATTAAATACCTGGATGTGAACCGCGACGGGGTGATCAACGATGACGACCGCATGCCGATCGGGTATCCTACAACTCCTGAACTTAACTATGGTTTCGGGCTCAGCACTGGCTATAAAGGCGTAGACTTTTCCTTCTTTTTCAGCGGCGTAGGCAGAACTTCCTTGTTTATTAATCCTACTACAAATAATACCCAGGTTGAAAAAGGGGTGGCTCCTTTTGGAAATGAATATGCGCCGAATGCGGTATTACAGGCCTGGGCAGATGATTACTGGTCAGAGTCAAACAAAAATATGTATGCCATCTGGCCCCGCCTGAGTGTAACACCCATGGCCAACAATACCGTTCAAAGTACGTACTGGATGCGCGATGGAAGCTTCCTCCGCTTAAAACAGTTGGAACTGGGGTATACCGTAAACAAGCAGTTTATCCAACGCTATAAGTTTAAATCTTTCAGAATCTACCTGAGTGCAACCAACCTGTTTAAGATCAGCGCCTTTAAGCTGTGGGATCCGGAAATGGGAGGCAATGCACTCAACTATCCTTTACAGCGGGTATTTAATATCGGTATTAACGCAAGTTTATAA
- a CDS encoding FecR family protein — protein sequence MTYTVEELVIDDSFIAYCTRTNAADIARWDDYLLKHPEALITIEEARKLVLGLRYMLQKKQNELSATDDSPEHALYVASGKYIGAFKEQPVRTRFRNWKKWAAVAACLLFLVTAGIYLPYRPGKSGTSLPTPVKTNAGSGETARSQPGERKTIFLPDSTKILLNAGTQLQVSPTFGKQDRNVYLTGEALFDVAHNKALPFIVHVAQYKIKAVGTRFNVKAYTNDRYSETSLLEGKVQILLPQGNDDVVYKTLQVNQKFVMNAPDSLSVKVAAKPEVIPLSYHDSNQNIETAWVNDLLIFENQPLLEIKNILEREYNVTIAITNSDVAHYRYTATFRHEAIEEVLKALQLSYAFSFKKDGNQITIYK from the coding sequence ATGACATATACCGTAGAAGAGCTTGTCATTGATGATTCCTTTATCGCTTATTGTACGCGGACGAATGCCGCAGACATTGCGCGCTGGGATGACTATCTGTTAAAACACCCCGAAGCGCTGATTACCATTGAAGAAGCCCGCAAACTGGTACTGGGATTAAGATACATGCTGCAAAAAAAACAAAATGAACTGTCCGCCACCGACGATTCCCCCGAACATGCGCTGTATGTAGCTTCCGGTAAGTACATCGGGGCCTTTAAGGAACAACCTGTACGCACCCGGTTCCGCAACTGGAAAAAGTGGGCGGCCGTTGCCGCCTGCCTCTTGTTTTTGGTTACCGCAGGTATCTACCTGCCTTATCGGCCGGGAAAGTCCGGAACATCGCTACCTACGCCCGTTAAAACCAATGCCGGCTCCGGTGAAACCGCCCGGTCGCAGCCCGGCGAACGAAAAACTATTTTTTTGCCAGACAGTACCAAAATATTGCTGAATGCAGGTACCCAATTACAGGTGTCACCCACCTTCGGGAAACAGGACCGGAACGTATACCTGACGGGGGAAGCCCTGTTTGATGTGGCGCATAACAAAGCGTTGCCTTTTATTGTCCATGTAGCGCAATACAAGATCAAAGCGGTTGGTACCCGGTTTAATGTAAAGGCCTATACCAACGACCGGTACAGCGAAACTTCTCTACTGGAAGGCAAGGTACAGATCCTGCTTCCGCAGGGAAATGACGATGTTGTTTATAAAACGCTGCAGGTAAACCAGAAATTCGTTATGAATGCCCCGGACAGCCTGTCAGTAAAGGTGGCGGCAAAACCCGAAGTAATACCCCTTTCCTATCATGATTCCAACCAGAATATTGAAACGGCCTGGGTAAACGACCTCCTGATTTTTGAAAATCAACCGTTGCTGGAAATTAAGAACATCCTGGAACGGGAATATAATGTAACGATTGCCATTACCAACAGCGATGTAGCACATTATCGTTATACCGCTACATTCCGGCACGAAGCCATTGAAGAAGTGCTAAAAGCTTTACAGCTTTCATATGCCTTCTCCTTTAAAAAGGACGGAAATCAAATCACTATTTATAAATAA
- a CDS encoding RagB/SusD family nutrient uptake outer membrane protein, translating into MNFTKTIAGILICISVSSCNKFLDVVPDNAPVLDQAFAMRTMAERYLTTCYSSLPQNFSLSGNPGFLSGDEFWLSSPSFYSGYNNWKIALGNQNGDSPLLNTWDGNNPTVPSFWVGITNCNTFLENIMKVPDMTEAEKLMWAAEVNFLKAYYHFQLVKRYGPVPIKDKNIPIYDPPGSSQLARSSVDECFDYILKLIDGNMEYLMDDVTAVNQETGRITKLVAKAMKAEMLMYAASPLFNGNNGPEAALRNNDGKELFNHAYVAEKWKKAADACKEAIDYAEGHGKKLYYWTPTGSPQVSTKNQMNIRAAVSESSDNPEILWLDTRSIATGTVQGQFMLPRYTANATSGTLLGFMSATLNIVEKFYSKNGVPIEEDKMYPYNSRFDLVTVPGTDAYKYNLVAGATTVRMNMDREDRFYGTLVFDAGRLYMNQAGSDANAYNIDLKYAGASGKVDPNNYNWTGYAAKKFYNYQNTVGASSAYTARPFGFPIMRLANLYLYYAEALNELNGPTAEAYSYVDAVRLRSGLKGVIESWGNYSINPSKPSTKEGFREIIKRERTNEFALECVRFWDLRRWKDAVKELNSPILGWDINQSTPGSYYRTTLFYTRSFLDRDYFWPISLNERRRNPNLMQSAGW; encoded by the coding sequence ATGAATTTTACAAAAACGATAGCAGGAATATTGATCTGTATCTCAGTTAGCTCCTGCAATAAATTTCTGGATGTGGTACCGGACAATGCACCGGTTCTGGATCAGGCCTTCGCTATGCGTACCATGGCAGAGCGCTATCTGACCACCTGTTATAGCTCATTGCCTCAGAATTTTTCGCTTAGCGGAAACCCGGGATTTTTATCCGGTGATGAATTTTGGTTAAGTTCTCCTTCCTTCTATTCCGGTTATAATAACTGGAAGATCGCCCTGGGAAACCAAAATGGAGACAGCCCGCTTCTGAACACCTGGGATGGCAATAACCCGACTGTTCCCAGTTTTTGGGTCGGTATTACCAATTGCAACACTTTTCTTGAAAATATTATGAAAGTGCCGGATATGACTGAAGCCGAAAAGCTGATGTGGGCAGCCGAAGTAAATTTCCTGAAGGCGTATTATCATTTCCAGTTGGTAAAGCGCTACGGTCCGGTTCCGATAAAGGATAAAAATATTCCCATTTACGATCCGCCGGGCTCCAGCCAGCTGGCAAGGAGTTCGGTTGACGAGTGCTTTGACTATATCCTAAAGTTGATCGACGGCAATATGGAATACCTGATGGATGATGTTACTGCAGTTAACCAGGAAACAGGCCGCATCACCAAGCTGGTGGCAAAGGCCATGAAGGCAGAGATGCTGATGTATGCTGCCAGCCCGTTGTTCAATGGCAATAATGGCCCGGAAGCCGCTCTCAGGAATAATGACGGAAAGGAATTGTTCAACCATGCGTATGTCGCTGAAAAATGGAAGAAAGCCGCCGATGCCTGTAAGGAAGCGATTGATTATGCAGAGGGACACGGTAAAAAACTTTATTACTGGACGCCTACGGGCTCACCGCAGGTAAGCACAAAGAACCAGATGAATATCCGCGCAGCTGTAAGCGAATCTTCGGATAACCCGGAAATTCTTTGGCTGGATACCCGTTCTATTGCAACAGGTACGGTGCAGGGACAATTTATGCTTCCCCGGTATACAGCCAATGCTACCAGCGGAACACTTTTAGGATTTATGTCGGCTACCCTGAATATTGTTGAGAAATTTTATTCAAAAAACGGTGTACCCATCGAGGAAGATAAAATGTATCCCTATAACAGCCGGTTTGACCTGGTAACGGTTCCGGGCACCGATGCTTATAAATACAACCTGGTGGCTGGTGCTACCACCGTTCGTATGAATATGGACCGGGAGGATCGGTTTTATGGCACCCTGGTATTTGATGCCGGCCGGTTATATATGAACCAGGCGGGATCCGATGCTAATGCATACAATATTGATCTTAAATATGCCGGCGCTTCCGGAAAAGTAGACCCCAACAACTACAACTGGACCGGATACGCTGCAAAAAAATTCTATAACTATCAGAATACAGTTGGGGCCAGCAGTGCTTACACCGCCCGGCCCTTTGGATTTCCGATTATGCGTTTAGCCAACTTGTATCTCTATTATGCCGAGGCGTTGAACGAACTAAACGGTCCAACGGCTGAAGCATATTCATATGTAGATGCAGTGCGCCTGCGTTCCGGACTTAAAGGGGTGATAGAATCATGGGGAAATTATTCGATTAACCCTTCAAAGCCCTCAACAAAAGAAGGATTCAGGGAGATCATTAAAAGAGAACGGACCAATGAATTTGCATTGGAATGTGTGCGTTTCTGGGATTTAAGAAGATGGAAGGATGCTGTAAAAGAACTAAACAGCCCCATTCTTGGATGGGATATCAATCAGTCAACACCGGGATCCTATTACAGGACAACGCTGTTTTATACAAGATCCTTTTTGGATCGGGACTATTTCTGGCCCATCAGCCTGAATGAAAGACGAAGAAACCCCAACCTGATGCAAAGTGCAGGATGGTAA
- a CDS encoding DUF5000 domain-containing lipoprotein, with protein MKNLNTLYSNTIRSIIFISLVVLFGCKQDLGIKPARIGEKPAALTNVSFESTPGGALISYDLPKTPDLRYVSAVYTLDNGSQMTAKGSLYDNKLLVQGFAKIGEYDVELKAVSVGDVASDPVHIKITTGKPTYQTLAESFKSDANFFSTFGGVNLLYKNENAANVILRLFKYEQDTATNQWSWNTVNETYTKAREGIIRVRGEKPVATKYGIVVRDQWGNTSDTITRLLTPLEEFEFKNIIIYRGIETYSAANRNGDYIANYSAQSGSAEMQVALFDGFDAQPFYNTGKQWWGKAAPIPLQFSMDLGKKVQLSRIKMWGRNDNYSLLFQATHPKEFEVYGSNNPAVDGSWDSWTYIGTYEGVRPSGLAFGTNATTDDQEYARKGEDFEVDWQIPDGFRYIRVKINCTWNGIREQELGNALTVAISELKLFGKYIN; from the coding sequence ATGAAAAATTTAAATACATTATATAGCAACACAATACGCAGTATTATTTTTATATCGCTTGTTGTCCTGTTTGGTTGCAAACAGGACCTGGGTATCAAGCCCGCGCGCATAGGTGAAAAGCCTGCCGCTTTAACAAATGTCAGTTTTGAATCAACGCCGGGAGGTGCCCTGATTTCCTACGACCTGCCAAAAACGCCCGACCTGCGTTATGTAAGTGCTGTTTATACATTGGATAATGGCAGCCAAATGACGGCTAAAGGAAGTCTTTATGACAATAAATTACTGGTGCAGGGCTTTGCAAAGATTGGTGAATATGATGTAGAACTGAAAGCTGTAAGCGTGGGAGATGTAGCATCTGATCCCGTGCATATAAAGATTACCACGGGGAAACCCACGTATCAGACATTGGCGGAGTCGTTTAAATCCGATGCAAATTTTTTCAGCACTTTTGGCGGCGTAAACCTGCTTTATAAAAATGAAAACGCTGCCAATGTCATTCTGCGACTGTTTAAGTACGAGCAGGACACGGCAACAAATCAGTGGAGCTGGAATACTGTTAACGAAACCTATACAAAGGCCAGGGAAGGAATTATAAGAGTAAGGGGCGAAAAACCGGTAGCAACAAAGTACGGGATTGTGGTTCGGGATCAATGGGGAAATACCTCGGATACCATTACACGCCTGCTAACCCCGCTGGAAGAATTCGAGTTTAAAAACATCATTATTTACCGGGGTATTGAAACCTATTCTGCCGCGAACAGGAATGGGGATTATATCGCCAACTATTCTGCTCAAAGCGGCAGCGCCGAAATGCAGGTTGCATTGTTCGACGGGTTTGATGCCCAGCCTTTTTATAACACGGGGAAACAATGGTGGGGGAAGGCGGCACCAATACCCCTGCAGTTTTCCATGGATCTTGGAAAAAAGGTACAACTGAGCCGGATTAAAATGTGGGGACGGAATGATAACTATTCCTTACTCTTCCAGGCTACACATCCGAAGGAGTTTGAAGTGTACGGCAGCAATAATCCTGCCGTAGACGGATCCTGGGATTCGTGGACCTATATTGGCACTTATGAAGGCGTACGCCCCTCCGGCCTGGCCTTTGGTACAAATGCCACCACTGATGACCAGGAATATGCCCGGAAAGGGGAAGACTTTGAGGTAGACTGGCAAATACCGGATGGTTTCCGTTATATCCGCGTAAAAATCAATTGCACATGGAACGGAATACGGGAACAGGAATTAGGTAATGCGCTTACCGTGGCCATTTCTGAATTAAAATTATTTGGTAAATACATCAACTAG
- a CDS encoding RNA polymerase sigma factor — MLLIDSWYTAFKAKLQAIACHFGYTIQEAEDIVHQFFLDLLQKNIPPDTIQHPEAYLVTAFKRKLIDLHRSQQRKGSYLEIESFNLPSTQEIIEKLETDTALIHHIASAYKKLPARFRRVIYMKYYQGYSTEKIVALTGLTHQTVYNNLSKGIQHLRQHLKKDAVLERLVNFMLCLLP; from the coding sequence ATGCTTTTGATCGATTCCTGGTATACTGCGTTTAAAGCCAAGCTGCAAGCCATTGCCTGTCATTTTGGGTATACCATACAGGAAGCCGAAGACATTGTACATCAGTTTTTCCTGGACCTCCTGCAAAAGAACATACCGCCGGATACCATTCAACATCCGGAAGCTTACCTGGTAACCGCTTTTAAGCGAAAACTCATCGATCTGCACCGGAGCCAGCAGCGCAAGGGCAGTTACCTGGAGATCGAATCTTTTAACCTGCCCTCCACACAGGAAATCATTGAAAAACTGGAAACGGATACCGCCCTGATCCATCACATCGCTTCGGCCTATAAAAAATTGCCTGCACGGTTCCGCCGGGTAATCTATATGAAATACTACCAGGGCTATTCCACCGAAAAAATTGTAGCACTGACCGGCCTTACCCACCAAACGGTTTACAACAACCTTTCAAAAGGAATCCAGCACCTGAGACAACATCTTAAAAAAGATGCCGTGCTGGAACGGCTGGTCAATTTTATGCTTTGCCTGCTTCCATAA